In the genome of Rhopalosiphum padi isolate XX-2018 chromosome 1, ASM2088224v1, whole genome shotgun sequence, the window TCTTTGTCCTCGGTctcaaatattaacaatatcatATCATGTAAAGCGTTCAAGgtttaagattttattaaaataattactgggGAATTTAAACTTTCTAATTGTCTTAGAGcaattttttgtttacttttcAGGCCTATTGTTGAATATATAGCTCTGTTATTTGGGATCCAGAGACTGTGGAGGATTGCAAATAACTCGACGTGTCCAGCGCAGATTTCTATGCtttgtaaaatatacctactgttaatattaattgtaaacctCATGACTACACTCCTATCCTCCGCTTTCTAAATTTCTCCACCTTCCAGTCGATCGTCGTCatcaacataatacatattttcttcGAAAACTTCTTTCTGGACTCTGACTATATTGACTCTGCGTTCCTCCttgcacatataaatataaaggtaCCAATTCGAAACGCCtgcaatagtttttattttcttataccaCAATAATACTTAACCAACTACTTGAGAAACGAGCTTATCTCTAGGATGATGAGAATCGCCAATTAAAATCCGTAAttcattttctaaattattttgtttaatatgtaatttatttcatttaaatgtttgttatatacTCATACTATGCCTTTGTGTATTGGGCTCTTGcccataatattactataaataaataaataaatataggcacataacatatactaatatattcttacgataacataatatagtacctaatcTATTGCCAGTGCATTTTTTGTAAtgcgtttttataaatatattattacgcgtTACCTCTTCTATTATATACAACGCCGTGGTTTAGTCagttttgtaaaatgttttgtatgTGCGTGGTTGTATAACCGAAAAGGATTAGCGCACTTCACGGTATTCTTCGTTTGTAGTTGGTCTGTGTGAGATTATGACGCACTTTGTAACATGCCAATCCACTTTGCCACGATGTAATTCAAATACGTTTaattgtaggtacataatattatgttactttaaaataacaaatatataatttatttttatgatttaggcataggtatatattttgatagaaatataataatacaccgtTTTTAAAATGCATGGTTAACACTAATATCTATCGAAAAATTGAAAccagtaaataattttagaacagTTCATTTGAAGCCCACATAGCACAAACATTCCATAAAATGTCCAATTTAACAGAATATTTCAGTTgaaggataaaataaataaccatcatgtatattattattcatgtgtacataataatataaaaataacgaataacgatAGGTATGtccattttatttaatgtttaacctaataaattctaatttatcgcgtttaaaatacgatattatgacaaataaataaatacatttatgtaattttaataataaaacatgcaTGCTGTCGACACATGTAAGTATATATGTAACAAACTAAAGCttgtgatatttttaaacacaagaaattaaaaagttatagatCCAACGTGatgataaatataagtattatatgggTGCATTGTGCATGttacttttttatgttatacctacgtatatggTAACTTTAGGTACGtgcaaagataatattattatataattaactgaCGATGTGAGACGTGTCAAAGAGTaatcaatgtaatataattgcaTTTGGTATATGTACATGATGCACATGTACGATATTACGAGAGACAGAGTAGATAATAAACTGTTAAGGGAGTagcaataatatagtaaacgaAATAATAgcgtatacattatgtataggtatagcaggtatacctaccaatatacatatatatgatcGGAGTGTTCACAGgccatgtaataaaaaattatagtatagtgAATACTGCACACGCGTGGCTGTAGactacaaatgtatatataataataataataataataataatactaataataacaatgtacaaCGAAAGGATCTGTTTGATGtttgcatataataaaatatcatacggtgtattgtgtaaatatatgCGTGCGCATCGGTGCAGATTCGGGCCGATAGCcaatatttttcgatttatgaatataaatgctTGTATACGGTGTACCTGATGCGGTggatcatttatatatatattcagacTATTCAGTGTTGGAGGGACAGGGGTTTATACTTTTCGATATTTttggcataatataatacgtgtagCGTATACCCAAAGAAAAAATTGGAAACCGTCGGTTCCcgttcaataatatacattatcataTAGTAAGTATGATGCGtatgtatgcaatattatattatgtagaatatgcCAACCACCGccatcataataaaaattaattataagaatttattgaatttttatatacgtGAACCTTGTTGGTATAAATGGTAGTAATGGTACGATCaatgtttaacattattataggtTGGTATATTTGGCTGCATATTATGAACCGAATTTAGTAAGGAATGtgcatatttgattttaaatcacaaacatttaaagtatatattatgtttatagtaaAATCATTAGTTTTACTTTTCctagagaaaaaaattatatttgttgtttCCGTGAAACTTGTCGAATAATCGAATAAGGGATCTGACCAACGACCAGTATTATAAgtactttttatacaaaatacgttTTTCGTGTACTAGTTTTAGGGATCAATTCAAATAACACCGAACTGGTCAACATCAGAGAAATATTTGATTGAATAAATTCTCTGAAATTTATtggacattttgaaaaaaaatgtaaatatctataaaGTTTATGATTGTGGACTGTGATGGTTAATCACATACTTATTTTAACAGTGCACAGTGTacctatacgagtatataatacataatatatcattatagtatAAGAACATCTTTTATGTTGAACGACCAATGACAATAACAGGATTTCACTctgtctgtataatatatttttagaaaacacaatatagaatactataatacctattatgagAATTTTGTAATTTCATTTTATCAACACCGAATTCCCAATAAGtgaattataatacatcacaTAAGCTTGTTGAACGCAattatgattttcaataaaCTAATTCATACaagctaaataatattataattgcagaTTCCATGCTATTCCAGAGGTCTAAATGGTCTAATGTATGCCcaacattacaattttataaattaaacaagatgggggttaaaacatttttattttttacattattgcaAATTTTAAGACATTAAAAAGATTGTACACACTAAACGCTgtaagtttattaataaatattaaatacacatagaTAAGGAAATATTTTACGAAACTATTACTTAGtctagattaaaaattaaataatatattcatattcagTAGGAAGTTTAGATATTATAaggtagaaataaataataacaaaatgatGAATTATCAgacattataataggtatatggtCATtgaaagtaggtaggtacatagaaTTAATGAATAAGACAATAAGTTATTATGtcacagttatatttttaattttaataaaaactacagtaattaaagtttaacaagtataattcaaaatagcttactgtaagaattttttttttttgaaaatcctttgaaaattttattaccCCTAATATAAATAGGATGACTCATTGAAATTCtaagaattaattatattcaagttTCCAATCGATATACGAGTTAAATGAAActcttttatattttcttagtgACAAAAAAAGAGATATAAATACCAACTCTTTTGCAATGACTTTCGGATAAAACAAGtgcgaataattattaaataatatactaaccatttgacaataattattattaaaacacaacaatgacttaaatgtaaaaacattataatgtattgaataatttcaatttaaaccaaatttaaaaattgaatgatcTAACGACGGTTAAGTTAGGTTCAGTAGTTtagttaaacatataaattatttattaattattataattatataatctatcCCCTGGGTCATTCGGGGatatattgaacatattataatatataatatatatcacggAATCTGATTTCGAAATTTTATTTCTGCAGGTTCTCGCTCTGTGGTTTATGTGAAATAAATTGGGATAACATTTTAGGATTTCGCTATTTCTGTGATcaccagtatttttttttatttaaacaaaaaggTGTGTAAATTACACAGccataaagaatatatttaaagtgtttatgaaCCAATCGATTTCTCCAcctgctataaatatatatatacatataatatatatgtacacacacacaataaatTCATTCCACACCGAACCATAACAGCTAGCACACGAGTAACAACATAACTCAAAGTTATACGAACACCACGTGCGGATCTGGTGTAATAGAGTACCTGTACAAacacatactcgtatatatgCATACAATATTCACACATATCAcagaaattacaaattaatcgCAACTAGCGAGTGGaaaaccctgaaaaaaaattccatttaaatattgtttttaacaaataatggCCAACGTTGTATGGCAATCACTGCAGTACCTATTATTCATATAGCCCGCGTAGGTGCAGTAATATGTTggccatttaatattataataagtgcaCGGTGCAGTCGGGTTAACATATCTGCATATAGTGGACTTGACACGTGCAGTGCTTGTACTacctatacataacaataatcaatattattgttaaacatttttatgtttaaatgattGATTCGATATagacaattaattgttttattatagtcattaatagtgttttttttttagtgtatgtAATTTACAGTATAACGCTATAATAGCGAATGTCCCATCACCCATCAATGGAAATTACCGCGTTAACGGCgatcgtataataaaatatcacattatacaatacataatacataaaagcCAAAAGGTAATGATAAAACTGacttgtacacatattatacgcgcgcatgcacattataatattatatacttgcagTCGATCGACCGACCAACCGCGTGtactacctatacataattttatatggttatatacttttatatatacagggtgattcttatACCGAACAACGTTCATTATCACCTtagcttataaagttatagcacacaaactactcgtttgaatttcaAACCTAAccgtttcaatttttatgtatcaaaatactccgaAGAACATTCTGTTTCAAagcatgaaattaaaatgttgtatgttgttcaaaaaaataaaaaatcttgaaCAAccataacgataaaaaatattgttttatttccactggaaaatatttttaaaaacgttaatagatttcaaaataataagtgGTGTTCTATTAAAGAAtcacacaatataatttaatataataatatatataaatgcatatatgcATTCAATAAACGtgccgttataatatatttccaccACCCACGTATtataactatagtctatataggtacttgtacatatatttatgtacaatatttataaatatatatatatatatattattgtaacgtgATTTATTTGTGAACACTAACGTACACATACACTCACACTTATATACAGGGTGGTTTTTGTACTCGTACTTAGCCGCGCCCACCtactatatttaatacctatatggctatacattacctatataaagtCTACTATAACGCGACCCACCttctgtatataatttataactgacaTAGCATTATTATACCCATATAGGTTAAATATACCTACCCAAATACCgacagaatttaataatattggatatttttaaatatatttataaattattaattaatcatataagattttaaataaaacattaaataacattattataaacatttttttcatatttgctcgaaatttttaatttatacctaaatcaaaaaataattaaaataatacatttgtagtAAAAGCGTCGTGCAACTCTTTGATAAACAGGACACAGCATTATAGCGATCATTATCAACAATTAATTAGGGTCTGGAAAAAAGATGTGGTTGTTATTTGGAAATGGATTTACCTACCAGCATTTACATATTTTCGTTTGCACAGACTgagaaataattatgtatagcaCCCGGCACcgcgtattttaaaaatgtgtacaaaaatattactattttatgatgAAAACATGATACGTGCAACtatagtagtgacattttaaattttccgatttttttaatatattttttccgtTTGATGAGTGTTTGAGATTTTCAGcactaataatagtttattaaatgttaGTTTGATTAGTctgtatgtttgtattttttaaccTCCTGTGaggaattttttttctataggttGCTCATATAGGTGGGTTCATATACATTACCGAGAATTGTTTGACTTTGattggtatttttttgtattgttgtGTGTGAACAAAGCTTTGGCACTgtttgtttttcataaatacGCATTTCGCTGGAAAATCGGTTTTGTGGTTCTACGAATACAATACACATACTTCATATACACTccaaataatattggatttaccAGACATTTTGATAATCTTGTTTGTTGCACCGACGTGATATACTTAAAAGAGTTAAGACTTAACTTGGTACATAGGTACAATGTTCACGTGTACTATCTTGCATGTTTCTAACTTTCTAAGacatttttgtttcaatttttcattaaatttttattgctatatttGATaggtaactattaatataacttttatcaaTCAGGTACTTGAGActaattagaataaattataaaaatatttaaattatataatattaataattttattattcagcttattatgatatattttaatatttaatatttatataatataatatatattaagtgtaCACCAAATGATCGAATGATGGAACAAACATAAAACAACAGCTGGATCTTATCCAACTCAATTcagtaacaaaaattaaaaataataggtaggtagtaggtactaggAACCAAGTATAGGTTGTTAGTCACATCCTTCGTATCATAGAACAATCAATTTCATTTGTAGATCAAtagtaccattgattatagaaaaGCTAGTTTATTACATCATCATTGATagtagtatacctattattagtattattgtatacatacataaataatgatatcatcaaaaatgtataatagcgTCTAAGTAAAAAttggtttaatataaaatacttattttttttttatttttatttcactttgtaaaataacaaaaaaaaatatttaataaataatattctttagtttttacattattcagaaaaaaaaagttataaaaagtatacaattgtgatgttaataattaataagactattataGAACAATAGTGAATTGTACTtttgcattaataattttaataaaacaattataatctaatgttttattttttattacaactgaaaaaaattaatacattagtgtttttaagtatatgcaaacttcattaaaatagttagtaaaaaatgtttctcaaaaaacaaattcacctaattattttgatgtaatatattaatatgtatttaagtatatacgtatacaattatGATATTGTACTATCAAATATTAACTTACGATTTCTACATGACACTGTATTatcttacataatacatataattataacttgggTATAGTGGTATACTTGAATAAAAgttgaaagttaaaaatgtatatgtaatctaaataattaatagaatgaacactatattttatagtatttaaaattgttattacaatttgtagtcgtataaaaaatataatttttttttacacggcTTTTTCAAATGCATAATATGCCAATATAGTTTTTGTTAATTAAGAGCTGTGTTACTCGcatttacattataatgtatttcggtttaaagtttaaattgtaaataataaaattattaaaaaataaatattgatgtttttcaGAATAAACGTAACATATGATTTAATATGACATCAAACAAATCTACCTACCTATCCtcttaatattaactttaaaatctttaaatgtGTATCTTTCAAGTTGTATAATGTAGATATCCacctatttatacaatatatccaatcaaatcaatacatatatcatatatatcatatatacatttataatgtattatcgaccaaaatattatagttacaaaaCGCAAATAGTAAATATGGAAAATGTCCATTATTTACCAGTACCGTTGTACCAATAACGACcataacagtatatattatcttaaattctGTGGTTTGTGAACACTTCCAGCAATATTTCATCTATAGTTAAAATTTGAAGTTCCAAAACAGTATTTTCTAAGGTTTTCCCTAAGTACCTGATTGTCAGTCAGACGATTCGGAGTTATTTTAAGGAACATAGATTTTAGCTTTCCGGAAATGTAGTATTGTTATTGTTGGCTAATTTTTAGAATggttaatagataatatttatattgttacaatataataattctatttttggCGTCTTAGGTGTAACCGTTTTTAAGACCTCAAAAAATACACGAGCCACGGCTAGGGGCCACACTGTGCGACACTCGTGAGTTTTGATCAGTTTTCGAGGTTCGGGTGATAAACGGACGGGAGAGTGTATGGTTTAGTTCAAAATTCGAATTCAAAAATCAACACAGGCTACGGACGTCGTTCACTCGTTCGGTGATTCGACTGCAGTCTTCTTCTTTCCGCAACCACCTGCTTTAAATCGCAGACGGTTCAAGATGACGAAACCTAGGCGTTCGGTCGGGCCTGCCTTCAAGTACCGCACGTGCGACAATTGCATGTCGACGTTATACTTCACGGATTTGGAAACCCATTTCACTGATCACTGTCCGCCGAACACATCGAATTGGGCCCAGGCGTTCGTCAACGATCATTGTCTTTACTCGTACGCCAAGCTGTACACGAAAGGTACGAGACGTTTGTGTATTTATTCGTACGCAGCACGGTACGTCATGTGCGGTCTTCTACAacgcaatacaatattattacttatcaatATCAAGTTTTGGATAAACCTTTAGTTGATTTGATGTTCAACGTGCGATAATGTTTACAGATGACGAATACATGGTGGGCAATGACAATGTGGTCGTGCCGATTGCTGCGATTCAGTTGTGCGGCTTTGTGCTCGGCGAACCAGTCGTCGTGAGATGTGGGAACAAGACTTTTGTCAAACACATCTGGCCTTCGGATGATTTGCCACTGTCGAGTGTATATTTCTCCAAAGAAGGTTGAATGATTATATCCATAGGCACAACTAGGGTGTCATTATTGGGGAGGTTAGATTTGTTTTAATACAGCATACCTGATGGTTCACTTCCTTtaactacaaaaattaattattatgtattattataccacaattcacaaaaaaaaaacaatacataaatcattttaaaaatatatatctgctccttatgatataataaaaataaatcaatcattGCTTTAGTTTCCAGACTACGAGTTTTGTCTGTTTTGatattcgatataatatattcaatgataaatttgaaaattgctTGTATTTAATTACTGTTCTTggccaattttttatttgtagctTAGAAATAGCAACCTTTCACATTTTTCTAAACTAACTAGAATATGAAACTTACTTTTTGCAATTCatgatttatattgaatattcatcTTCAGTAATGACTTGTTTAATATCATTGATATCAAACTATCTTAAATAGTTGGCAATTTTTGACCATAAATATTGCTGATTTTGAACAATCTATTGATATatgcataacatttttaaaataaaataacaaatataaaattaattattaagtttttaaacaaaattgccAAGACCATGGtcaccatattataatgtttttcttttcattGTCATCACTGTTttacatgttaaaataataaacaagtttACCAAAATACTACACTTTGTGTACAATTAGCATAGTCCACAATCATGAATCATGATTGTCGTGTGTCTAATGCCTAACAACTATgaacttcaaaatataaacgtgggccatttattgtattatcaaaCAGTATAAACAgatcaaataactaaaatatgattaatcaattaaagatttttttgtttgaaaaaaaattcaaaaggttccatttttcataataattaaatgactaTCACTAATTTTTTATTCCATTATATTTTTGGGGATGTTGAGCTAAGCCTCCTCTATCGCCGACCTAATTGCGCCTATGATTATACCGCAActttatgattaaattgtttGCTGTTTGTTTTATcacttacatatatttttttttgttcttatagTATTGACAGATGAATTAGATCAATTGGAATATGTTTCTGTGGAGCGATTTAAGATTCCACCTAGTGAAGCTCAAAACATTGAAATTCGTTTATCTGATGACAATCAATTACCAGATGGAGAATTTATACAGCACTTATTAActcatatttctaataaatatgaaGGGCGTATCATCAAACCTTCAGATTTTTTATGTTTCGATTTTTATGGACGTAGTCTCACTTTAGAAGTATCTAAAATTTGTACTTTTCCTATTGTCGATTTGAACGAACAAATGCAAACTATGAATATAAACAatgaacaattttatcatatttcggGCTCTACTACATGGAATATAATAAATGaccttaacaaaaataatataacttacccAGTATCGAATGTTGGTGGATTATCTAATATTTACGAAAAAGTAATGAATGTAATAcagaaatcaaaatatcaaagtaAGCTAATGTTAAGTTATGTAATAAAAccaaattactaaatatttattaagtagatTATTTTTAGATGTTTGCGGTTTTCTTTTACATGGTATTTCTGGAACTGGAAAAACATTATTAGCAAAAACTATAGCTTATTCATTGAAAAGACATGTGGTCGAAATTAAAGGTTGGGAAATTCTAAGCAAGATTTATGGACAGTCTGAagcaaaattaaaacttttcttTGAAGAAGCAATCATTAATTCTCCTAGTGTCATCCTAATTGATAGGTTAGAAACATTAAGCAAATCAAATGAATCTTCAGACCTTGAAAGAAGGATTATAAACACTCTTCAAACTATGTTTGATTTGTTAAGATCAACCAAACATAATGGAATAGCTATTATCGGTACTACTTGCAATTTGAGTTCTGTCGATAACAATTTACGCAGACCAGGAaggtatattgattaaaaaaattattaactcaaattttttttttaaattttcatcatttttcaaaatttaggtTTGATTATGAGATTGAATTACCAGTACCTAATGAATTGCAACGTAAAGATATTTTGACAAAACTGTTATCCCCTATTCAACAAGAAATAAGCGAAGAAGAAATTACTTCCATAGCATATCGAGCTCAAGGATTTGTGGGAGCAGATTTGTTAGCCGTAGTTAACCGAGCACTAACTGAAGCagcaattaataatgaaaatgccACTTATAAGCATATGTGTACCGCTATAACCCAAATAAAACCGTCAGCCATTAAAGAAGTAATGGTTCAAGTGCctaatgtaagtattttatcttaaatctttattatttatttattattattttgccagTGTTTTGaactattacatttttcttataGGTCAAATGGACTGACATAGGTGGCCAAGatgacataaaattaaaacttaaacaaGTCGTTGAATGGCCACTTAAACATCCAGAAGCTTTTAAACGTATGGGTATCACTCCCCCACGGGGTGTCCTACTATATGGGCCTCCAGGTTGTTCTAAAACAATGATTGCTAAAGCTGTAGCAACAGAGAGTCACTTCAATTTTATATCAGTAAAAGGACCtgaactttttaataaatatgttggaGAATCTGAACGCGCTGTCCGAGAAACATTTATGCGAGCTAGGAATGTAGCTCCTTGTGTTGTATTTTTTGACGAGTTAGATGGTTTAGCCGGTGAAAGAGGTGTGGGAGACAGTGGTTCTAGTGGGGTTCACTCTAGAGTTTTAGCCCAATTACTTACAGAGCTAGATGGTGTTCAACCATTGGGGAATGTCACTATTTTAGCTGCAACAAATAGACCAGATCTTATTGAttctgtaattaaaatttttatattttatttataattttattattaaattacataatttttcttAGGCTCTTTTAAGACCTGGAAGATTAGATCGTAAGGTGTATGTTCCGTTACCAGATAAGACTAC includes:
- the LOC132931631 gene encoding ATPase family gene 2 protein homolog A yields the protein MTKPRRSVGPAFKYRTCDNCMSTLYFTDLETHFTDHCPPNTSNWAQAFVNDHCLYSYAKLYTKDDEYMVGNDNVVVPIAAIQLCGFVLGEPVVVRCGNKTFVKHIWPSDDLPLSSVYFSKEVLTDELDQLEYVSVERFKIPPSEAQNIEIRLSDDNQLPDGEFIQHLLTHISNKYEGRIIKPSDFLCFDFYGRSLTLEVSKICTFPIVDLNEQMQTMNINNEQFYHISGSTTWNIINDLNKNNITYPVSNVGGLSNIYEKVMNVIQKSKYQNVCGFLLHGISGTGKTLLAKTIAYSLKRHVVEIKGWEILSKIYGQSEAKLKLFFEEAIINSPSVILIDRLETLSKSNESSDLERRIINTLQTMFDLLRSTKHNGIAIIGTTCNLSSVDNNLRRPGRFDYEIELPVPNELQRKDILTKLLSPIQQEISEEEITSIAYRAQGFVGADLLAVVNRALTEAAINNENATYKHMCTAITQIKPSAIKEVMVQVPNVKWTDIGGQDDIKLKLKQVVEWPLKHPEAFKRMGITPPRGVLLYGPPGCSKTMIAKAVATESHFNFISVKGPELFNKYVGESERAVRETFMRARNVAPCVVFFDELDGLAGERGVGDSGSSGVHSRVLAQLLTELDGVQPLGNVTILAATNRPDLIDSALLRPGRLDRKVYVPLPDKTTRLEILRLKLSKMPTSSDVDINKLVELTENYSGAEVISICHEASLKALEDNIKAKQVEMCHFEVSLQTLRPQTPLWLLKIYEKFSGIQR